A region of Vitis riparia cultivar Riparia Gloire de Montpellier isolate 1030 chromosome 12, EGFV_Vit.rip_1.0, whole genome shotgun sequence DNA encodes the following proteins:
- the LOC117927279 gene encoding MDIS1-interacting receptor like kinase 2-like isoform X2 gives MPFQYSSSYSLLSQLIITPCFSIFLIFLLYSITSFHVTFTSASTPTTSFLKVEQDQEALALLTWKASLDNQTQSFLSSWSGRNSCHHWFGVTCHRSGSVSNLDLHNCNLRGTLHNLNFSSLPNLLTLNLYNNSLYGTIPLNIGNLSKLMTFLDFGFNHFTGVISHQLGFLTSLSFLALASNNFKGPIPPSIGNLRNLTTLHLFKNELSGSIPQEIGLLRALSVLDLSTNNLTGPIPPSIGNLRNLTTLYLSKNELFGSIPQEIGLLRSLSVLDLSTNNLTGPIPPSIGNLRNLITLYLSKNELSGSIPQEIGLLRCLDSLQLSFNNLNGSIPASIGNLSGLTHLGLLYNKLSGAIPLQMNNITHLKNLQLGDNNFIGQLPQEICRGSVLENFSAIGNHFTGPIPKSLKNCTSLVRVRLDRNQLTGDIAESLGVYPNLNFIDLSNNNFFGELSEKWGQCHMLTNLNISNNNISGAIPPQLGKAIRLHQLDLSANHLSGKIPKQLGMLPLLFKLLLGNNNLSGSIPLELGNLSNLEILDLASNNISGPIPKQLGNFWKLRSFNLSKNRFVDSIPDEIGKMHHLENLDLSQNMLTGETPPLLGELQYLETLNLSHNGLSGTIPHTFYDLISLTVADISYNQLEGPLPNIKAFAPFEAFKNNKDLCGNNVTHLKPCSASRKKANKFSVLIIILLIVSSLLFLFAFVIGIYFLFQKLRKRKTKSPEADVEDLFAIWGHDGELLYEHIIQGTDNFNSKQCIGTGGYGTVYKAELPIGRVVAVKRLHSSQDGGMADLKAFKSEIHALTQIRHRNIAKLYGFSSFAENSFLVYEFMEKGSLRNILRNDEEAEKLDWIARLNIVKDSEYEAHVSDFGTARLLKSDSSNWTSFAGTFGYTAPELAYTMKVDNRTDVYSFGVVTLEVIMGRHPGELISSLLSSASSSSTSPSTADQFLLNDVMDQRLSPPVNQVAKEVVVAVKLAFACLRVNPQSRPTMQQVARALSTQWPPLSKPFSMITLGELQGHGHGGETG, from the exons ATGCCCTTTCAATATTCTTCATCGTACTCCTTGCTCTCCCAACTCATCATTACTCCTTGCTTCTCcatatttctcattttccttctaTATTCAATAACATCATTCCATGTCACTTTTACATCTGCCTCTACACCTACCACTTCTTTTTTGAAAGTTGAACAAGATCAAGAAGCACTCGCTCTTCTAACATGGAAGGCCAGTCTTGATAATCAAACCCAATCTTTCCTCTCTTCTTGGTCTGGACGCAATTCTTGCCATCATTGGTTCGGAGTGACTTGTCACAGGTCAGGAAGTGTCTCCAATTTAGACCTTCATAATTGCAATTTAAGAGGTACACTCCACAATCTCAATTTCTCATCACTCCCCAACCTCCTTACTCTTAATCTTTATAACAACTCCCTCTATGGAACCATTCCACTCAACATTGGTAATCTTTCCAAACTAATGACATTTCTTGACTTTGGTTTCAATCATTTCACTGGTGTAATATCTCACCAACTTGGATTTCTAACATCTCTTAGCTTTCTAGCATTGGCTTCTAATAATTTCAAAGGCCCAATTCCAccttccataggaaacttgaggaacTTAACCACTTTGCACCTTTTTAAGAATGAGCTTTCTGGTTCcatccctcaagaaattggattgttgagagCTCTTAGTGTTCTTGATTTGTCAACGAACAATCTCACTGGTCCAATCCCTCCTTCCATAGGTAACTTGAGGAACttaaccactttgtaccttTCAAAGAATGAGCTTTTTGGTTCcatccctcaagaaattggattgttgagatctctTAGTGTTCTTGATTTGTCAACGAACAATCTCACTGGTCCAATCCCTCCTTCCATAGGTAACTTGAGGAACTTAATCACTTTGTACCTTTCAAAGAATGAGCTTTCTGGTTCtatccctcaagaaattggattgttgaggTGTCTTGATAGTCTTCAATTATCATTTAACAATCTCAATGGTTCAATACCAGCTTCCATAGGAAACTTGTCTGGCTTAACCCATTTGGGTCTTCTTTACAACAAGCTCAGTGGTGCCATTCCTCTTCAAATGAATAATATCACTCATTTGAAAAATTTGCAGTTAGGTGACAACAACTTCATTGGACAACTACCACAGGAGATTTGTCGTGGTAGTGTTCTTGAAAACTTTTCCGCCATTGGAAACCATTTTACTGGTCCTATTCCAAAGAGCTTGAAAAATTGCACTAGCTTAGTCAGAGTTCGGCTTGACAGAAACCAACTTACGGGAGACATAGCCGAAAGTTTGGGTGTATACCCGAACCTAAATTTTATTGATCTaagtaataacaatttttttggtgAGCTTTCTGAGAAATGGGGGCAGTGCCACATGCTCACAAACCTGAACATCTCCAACAACAATATTTCTGGTGCTATTCCGCCTCAACTTGGGAAAGCAATTCGACTACACCAACTCGATCTCTCCGCCAATCATCTAAGTGGGAAGATCCCAAAACAGTTGGGTATGTTGCCATTATTGTTCAAATTGTTGCTAGGCAACAACAATCTTTCAGGAAGTATTCCTTTGGAATTGGGAAACTTATCCAATCTTGAAATTCTTGACTTGGCATCAAACAACATAAGCGGTCCAATTCCCAAACAACTGGGAAACTTCTGGAAATTACGGTCCTTCAACTTGAGCAAGAATAGATTTGTGGATAGCATTCCCGATGAAATTGGAAAGATGCATCATCTTGAAAATCTCGATCTTAGTCAAAATATGTTGACAGGAGAGACACCACCGCTGCTTGGAGAATTACAGTACCTGGAAACGTTGAATCTCTCCCATAACGGGCTCTCTGGCACCATCCCACACACGTTTTATGATCTAATAAGCCTGACAGTTGCTGACATATCCTACAATCAGTTGGAAGGTCCTCTCCCGAACATCAAAGCATTTGCCCCATTTGAGgcattcaaaaataataaagatctGTGTGGTAATAATGTCACTCATCTCAAGCCATGTAGTGCTAGTCGAAAGAAGGCCAACAAGTTTTCTGTTTTGATCATAATACTCCTCATTGTGAGCAGTCTATTGTTCTTATTTGCTTTTGTTATTggcatttattttcttttccaaaaattgaGGAAGAGAAAAACCAAGTCTCCAGAAGCAGATGTTGAAGATCTATTTGCAATATGGGGCCATGATGGGGAATTGTTGTATGAACACATCATACAGGGGACCGACAATTTCAATTCGAAACAGTGTATTGGCACTGGAGGATATGGTACTGTTTACAAGGCTGAGTTGCCAATAGGTCGGGTTGTTGCTGTGAAAAGACTTCACTCATCACAAGATGGAGGTATGGCTGATTTGAAAGCTTTCAAAAGCGAGATTCATGCTTTAACACAAATAAGGCATCGCAATATTGCCAAGCTTTATGGCTTCAGTTCATTTGCAGAGAACTCATTTTTGGTTTATGAGTTTATGGAAAAAGGAAGCTTGCGAAACATTCTAAGAAACGACGAAGAAGCAGAAAAATTAGATTGGATTGCGAGGCTAAACATTGTTAAAG ATTCAGAATATGAAGCTCATGTATCAGACTTCGGCACAGCTAGGCTTTTAAAGTCCGACTCATCTAATTGGACTTCATTTGCAGGAACTTTTGGTTATACTGCTCCAG AACTTGCATACACGATGAAGGTGGATAATAGAACCGATGTTTATAGTTTCGGTGTTGTAACATTGGAAGTAATTATGGGGAGGCATCCTGGAGAACTCATCTCATCCCTGTTATCTTCAGCGTCCTCCTCATCTACATCACCATCAACTGCCGACCAATTCCTGTTGAATGATGTGATGGACCAGCGCCTCTCACCTCCTGTGAATCAAGTGGCAAAGGAAGTAGTGGTTGCAGTGAAGTTGGCATTTGCATGCTTGCGTGTTAATCCCCAATCTCGGCCAACTATGCAACAAGTTGCTCGAGCACTCTCAACACAGTGGCCACCATTGTCGAAACCGTTCTCCATGATTACATTGGGTGAGCTGCAGGGTCATGGTCATGGGGGTGAAACTGGCTGA